A genomic window from Nevskiales bacterium includes:
- a CDS encoding ATP cone domain-containing protein, with protein sequence EPFDEDKLRTGMMHALYKRPVSAEAIETAISHITHKLRTVGEREVPSRKLGDWVMHELRELDKVAYVRFASVYRSFQDVSEFSAEIERLEKAPSPDLKRKQLPLIEPDDNDY encoded by the coding sequence CGAGCCCTTCGACGAGGACAAGCTGCGTACCGGCATGATGCACGCCCTGTACAAGCGCCCGGTGTCGGCCGAGGCGATCGAGACCGCGATCAGCCACATCACCCACAAGCTGCGCACCGTCGGCGAGCGGGAAGTGCCCTCGCGCAAGCTGGGCGACTGGGTGATGCACGAGCTGCGCGAGCTCGACAAGGTGGCCTACGTGCGCTTCGCGTCGGTGTACCGCAGCTTCCAGGACGTGAGCGAGTTCAGCGCCGAGATCGAGCGCCTGGAGAAGGCACCCAGCCCCGACCTCAAGCGCAAGCAGCTGCCCCTGATCGAGCCGGATGACAA